Proteins from one Listeria innocua genomic window:
- a CDS encoding prephenate dehydrogenase has product MKGTVVIVGLGLIGGSIALAIKAKHPEAHIIGIDVSYHSLEVGKSLGVIDEIGESILIDGPKADLLIFCCPVKETEQLLTRLPGLRLKKNVIVTDTGSTKGTIMEASTALRESGITFIGGHPMAGSHKSGVRAAKELLFENAYYLLTPTKDVAEDKVAELKTWLSGTNAKFLVLSPNEHDEITGMLSHLPHIVAAALVNQTQSFTEEHPAAFRLAAGGFRDITRVASSDPRMWTDISISNQKTLTKQLTIWRDSMNQALRMLESEDANSIYAFFDGAKEFRDSLPVHQGGAIPSFYDLFVDVPDYPGVISEVTRYLGEEEISLTNIKILETREDIFGVLQITFQTDEDRDRAKRCIETRSNYTCHYE; this is encoded by the coding sequence TCTATTGCCCTTGCGATTAAAGCCAAACACCCAGAAGCACATATCATCGGAATTGACGTTTCCTATCATTCCTTAGAAGTTGGAAAGTCTCTAGGAGTCATTGATGAAATTGGCGAAAGTATTTTAATAGATGGACCAAAAGCAGATTTACTTATTTTTTGTTGTCCAGTAAAAGAAACAGAGCAGTTATTGACACGCTTGCCTGGGCTGCGTTTAAAGAAAAACGTGATTGTTACTGATACAGGAAGTACAAAAGGAACAATTATGGAAGCATCCACGGCGCTAAGAGAAAGTGGTATTACTTTTATCGGCGGTCATCCAATGGCTGGTTCGCATAAAAGTGGCGTCCGTGCTGCTAAAGAACTGTTGTTTGAAAATGCCTATTATTTGTTAACACCAACGAAAGATGTAGCAGAAGACAAAGTGGCTGAACTCAAAACGTGGCTGTCTGGTACGAATGCTAAATTCTTAGTGTTATCACCAAATGAGCATGATGAAATTACAGGTATGTTAAGCCACTTGCCACATATCGTAGCGGCAGCTTTAGTCAATCAGACGCAAAGTTTTACTGAGGAACATCCTGCTGCATTCCGATTAGCTGCGGGAGGCTTTCGTGATATAACACGAGTCGCTTCCTCGGATCCAAGAATGTGGACGGACATTTCTATTAGTAATCAAAAAACATTAACGAAGCAACTGACCATTTGGCGCGATAGTATGAATCAAGCGCTTAGAATGCTTGAGAGTGAAGATGCAAATTCGATTTATGCCTTTTTCGATGGTGCAAAAGAATTTCGAGATTCTCTGCCTGTCCATCAAGGTGGAGCAATTCCGTCTTTTTACGATTTGTTTGTTGATGTACCTGACTATCCAGGTGTTATCTCTGAGGTAACTAGATATTTAGGCGAAGAAGAAATTAGTTTAACGAACATCAAGATTTTGGAAACACGCGAAGATATTTTCGGGGTGTTACAAATTACTTTCCAAACAGATGAAGACAGGGACCGGGCGAAACGTTGCATTGAAACTAGAAG